A DNA window from Deltaproteobacteria bacterium contains the following coding sequences:
- the tsaB gene encoding tRNA (adenosine(37)-N6)-threonylcarbamoyltransferase complex dimerization subunit type 1 TsaB — MLLAIETSGSTGGVALLDGEVLLGEVSLGTRETYSRRLIPMAEWLLARVGVTWQEIRYIAVGIGPGSFTGLRIGLAMAKGFAYSLGVPLYGIPSLDALASHVSAAPGEIVCPVLDARKSQVYGAWYRINGETGLPVPDSPPLALAPARLVSLLPAQGRIFFLGDGFVRYASIFQDALGDRVVPVPGHLAHPRAATVGFIASREVSRGKPPHDIMSLEPLYIRPSDAEITCAAREGVRSVASQKRGGRGDVR, encoded by the coding sequence GTGCTCCTTGCCATCGAGACATCTGGTAGTACTGGGGGCGTTGCCCTCCTCGATGGGGAGGTCCTCCTCGGAGAGGTATCCCTGGGCACGCGCGAGACCTATTCGCGCCGTCTCATTCCTATGGCCGAATGGCTTCTTGCCAGGGTCGGTGTCACATGGCAGGAGATTCGTTACATAGCCGTGGGGATCGGCCCCGGAAGCTTTACGGGGCTAAGGATCGGGCTTGCCATGGCCAAGGGCTTTGCCTACTCCCTTGGCGTGCCTCTCTACGGCATCCCTTCGCTCGATGCCCTTGCGAGCCATGTCTCTGCTGCACCCGGTGAGATCGTCTGTCCGGTTCTCGACGCGCGGAAATCCCAGGTCTATGGGGCATGGTATCGAATCAACGGAGAAACGGGCCTACCTGTTCCAGATAGCCCGCCCCTTGCCCTTGCCCCGGCCCGGCTCGTTTCCCTTCTCCCGGCCCAGGGAAGGATCTTTTTTTTGGGAGACGGATTTGTGCGATACGCCTCCATCTTTCAGGACGCCCTCGGGGATCGGGTCGTGCCGGTCCCCGGCCACCTCGCACATCCGCGTGCTGCAACAGTCGGGTTCATCGCATCAAGGGAAGTCTCCCGTGGCAAGCCACCCCATGATATCATGAGTTTAGAGCCCTTATACATCCGGCCGTCGGATGCGGAGATCACCTGCGCTGCACGCGAAGGCGTTCGATCCGTCGCGTCTCAAAAACGTGGAGGAAGAGGAGATGTTCGGTAG
- the rseP gene encoding RIP metalloprotease RseP, protein MKTIWSFLLVLSVLIFVHELGHFLVARAFGIRVLRFSIGFGNRIWGVVRGGTDYCISLFPLGGFVKMLGESPQEQVEPRDIPVSFSHRPVWQRAAVVAAGPLSNLGLAWAIFFVIFLAYGNPILLPVIGEVQQGSPAAGAGLVSGDVIRSVNGQEIRTWDEVSRAIRAGGGAAISLQVERDGQIRQVSVIPRMDKLKNIFGEEVNTPVIGISAAGNLEIERLDPLSAFGHAWTRTWDIIVLTGQGFWKLVQRVVPLSSLGGPIMIAQMAGQQAELGLLNLFFFMALLSINLGLLNLLPIPVLDGGHLVLFGIEALRGRSLSMRQQEIIQKVGMAIIGTIMLFVFYNDLARLFGFIPIPGTP, encoded by the coding sequence ATGAAGACTATCTGGTCCTTTCTCCTCGTTTTGAGCGTGCTCATTTTCGTCCACGAACTCGGCCATTTTCTCGTGGCCCGGGCCTTCGGGATCCGTGTCCTCAGGTTTTCCATCGGCTTCGGGAACCGTATCTGGGGGGTGGTCAGAGGTGGGACGGATTACTGCATATCCCTTTTCCCCCTCGGTGGCTTTGTAAAGATGCTCGGTGAAAGCCCTCAGGAGCAGGTCGAGCCCAGGGATATTCCCGTTTCCTTTTCCCATCGCCCAGTCTGGCAGCGGGCGGCGGTCGTGGCTGCTGGGCCGCTTTCGAATCTCGGCCTTGCATGGGCGATCTTCTTTGTGATCTTTCTCGCCTACGGAAATCCCATTCTCCTGCCGGTCATCGGAGAGGTCCAGCAGGGCTCTCCAGCGGCAGGCGCAGGACTCGTCTCAGGGGACGTCATCCGCTCTGTAAACGGCCAAGAGATCCGGACATGGGACGAGGTCTCCCGTGCAATCAGGGCCGGGGGAGGGGCCGCCATTTCGCTTCAGGTCGAAAGAGACGGGCAGATCCGCCAGGTTTCCGTCATCCCGCGCATGGACAAGCTCAAAAACATCTTCGGAGAGGAGGTGAACACCCCGGTCATTGGCATCTCCGCAGCAGGCAATCTCGAGATCGAGCGCCTCGATCCCTTGTCCGCCTTCGGGCATGCCTGGACCCGTACCTGGGACATCATCGTGCTCACGGGTCAGGGGTTCTGGAAGCTCGTCCAGCGGGTCGTTCCCTTATCGAGCCTCGGTGGGCCTATCATGATAGCCCAGATGGCCGGCCAGCAGGCAGAACTCGGGCTCCTCAACCTCTTCTTTTTCATGGCGTTACTGAGCATCAACCTGGGCCTTCTGAACCTCCTTCCGATTCCGGTCTTAGACGGGGGGCATCTCGTTCTCTTCGGTATCGAGGCCCTGAGGGGCCGCTCCCTTTCCATGCGTCAGCAGGAGATCATCCAGAAGGTGGGGATGGCCATCATCGGCACCATCATGCTCTTCGTTTTTTATAACGACCTCGCACGCCTTTTTGGGTTCATCCCCATTCCTGGGACCCCGTGA
- a CDS encoding 1-deoxy-D-xylulose-5-phosphate reductoisomerase, translated as MKRISILGSTGSVGRGVLDVISRSQGAYGVVGLAAGQNVRLLVEQIRTFRPRIVAVMSQDLADEVRSLCGASAPEVLFGKEGYTAVASMEEAHMVVSAMVGAAGLVPTLAAIEAGKAVALANKETLVAAGPFVMERARKKGVTILPVDSEHSAIFQCLAGNRASDVSRILLTASGGPFREKGRFDLERVTPEEAIRHPNWTMGAKITVDSATLMNKGLELIEASHLFHIPVDRIEILVHPESIVHSLVEFRDGSVMAQLGVPDMRIPIACALSWPERMDLPAVPRLDLVSVGRLTFEPPDRERFPCLGLAYRAAQVGGTATTALNAANEVAVEAFLHKRIGFTAIARVVEDVLDGFPVEAIDDLDTVLRADALARLRAEHVVHTMENTLI; from the coding sequence ATGAAACGCATCTCGATCCTGGGCTCCACTGGATCCGTCGGGCGGGGCGTTCTCGACGTGATATCCCGTTCGCAAGGGGCGTATGGAGTCGTGGGCCTCGCCGCCGGGCAAAACGTCAGGCTTCTTGTGGAACAGATACGGACCTTTCGTCCCAGGATCGTAGCGGTCATGTCGCAAGATCTCGCCGACGAGGTGCGATCCCTGTGCGGGGCCTCTGCGCCTGAGGTCCTTTTCGGCAAAGAGGGCTACACAGCGGTTGCCTCCATGGAGGAGGCCCACATGGTCGTTTCCGCCATGGTGGGGGCCGCTGGCCTCGTCCCTACCTTGGCAGCCATAGAGGCGGGCAAGGCCGTGGCCCTTGCCAACAAGGAGACCCTCGTGGCAGCCGGTCCCTTTGTCATGGAGCGCGCACGGAAAAAGGGCGTGACCATTCTTCCAGTGGACAGTGAACACTCCGCCATCTTCCAGTGTCTTGCTGGAAACCGCGCCTCGGATGTCTCGCGCATCCTTCTGACCGCCTCTGGCGGACCTTTTCGGGAAAAAGGCCGTTTCGACCTGGAAAGGGTCACCCCGGAAGAGGCCATACGCCATCCCAATTGGACCATGGGCGCAAAGATCACAGTGGATTCCGCAACCCTTATGAACAAGGGGCTTGAGCTCATCGAGGCCAGTCATCTCTTCCACATCCCAGTGGATCGGATCGAGATCCTTGTGCATCCCGAAAGTATCGTGCATTCCCTGGTGGAGTTTCGGGATGGTTCTGTCATGGCCCAGCTCGGGGTCCCGGACATGCGGATACCCATAGCCTGCGCCCTCTCCTGGCCGGAGAGGATGGATCTGCCCGCAGTGCCCCGTCTTGATCTTGTTTCCGTCGGCAGGCTCACCTTCGAGCCTCCGGACCGGGAGAGATTTCCATGCCTCGGCCTTGCTTACAGGGCGGCCCAGGTGGGTGGAACCGCAACGACCGCCCTCAACGCCGCAAACGAGGTAGCGGTGGAGGCCTTTCTGCACAAGAGGATCGGCTTTACGGCCATTGCCCGGGTGGTCGAAGATGTCCTTGACGGGTTCCCAGTCGAGGCGATCGACGACCTGGACACTGTGCTGCGGGCAGATGCATTGGCGCGGCTCCGGGCGGAACATGTCGTCCACACGATGGAAAACACCTTAATTTAA
- a CDS encoding phosphatidate cytidylyltransferase encodes MLVSHRNRIITGGILGPVILLILWQGGWGMFAGLFAVVCAVGLLEFLGMLFPQDRTLVAGAAAIGILPPLAAVYFQDPGAVILAFGLVLFVTACFFVLSISRWDSPVEAWSKVLFAIFYMGITTVHIALLRGLPGGRELVLFLLLVIFSGDVAAYYVGCTMGRHKLCPRVSAGKTLEGAVGGLAANAVMAVVLWFFWFPEADPRLLVLIALLLGCVGQTGDLAESVVKRSVGVKDSGRILPGHGGVLDRLDAVLMAAPFFYWIVIFLLRRGVSLT; translated from the coding sequence TTGCTTGTCTCGCACCGTAACCGCATCATAACGGGTGGAATACTTGGCCCCGTGATCCTGCTCATCCTGTGGCAGGGAGGTTGGGGCATGTTCGCCGGTCTTTTTGCCGTGGTCTGCGCCGTGGGCCTCCTCGAGTTTCTGGGTATGCTTTTTCCCCAGGACCGAACCCTTGTGGCAGGCGCTGCGGCCATCGGCATCCTTCCCCCCCTTGCGGCCGTGTATTTCCAGGACCCTGGCGCCGTAATCCTCGCCTTCGGATTGGTCCTTTTCGTGACCGCATGTTTTTTCGTCCTGTCCATCAGCAGGTGGGATTCTCCGGTGGAGGCATGGTCAAAGGTCCTTTTTGCCATTTTCTACATGGGGATCACAACCGTCCACATCGCTCTTTTGCGGGGTCTGCCCGGAGGGAGGGAACTCGTGCTTTTTCTCCTTTTGGTGATCTTTTCAGGGGATGTGGCGGCGTATTATGTCGGGTGCACCATGGGGCGACACAAGCTGTGTCCCCGTGTGAGCGCGGGGAAGACCCTGGAGGGTGCTGTCGGAGGCCTTGCCGCCAATGCCGTCATGGCCGTGGTCCTCTGGTTTTTCTGGTTTCCAGAGGCCGATCCCAGGCTGCTGGTCCTCATCGCCCTCCTGCTCGGATGTGTGGGGCAGACGGGAGACTTAGCCGAGTCCGTGGTCAAGCGTTCTGTAGGGGTGAAGGACTCGGGCAGGATCCTTCCTGGACATGGAGGGGTCCTGGACCGGCTGGATGCCGTGCTCATGGCCGCCCCCTTCTTTTATTGGATCGTGATATTTCTTCTCAGGCGTGGGGTCTCGCTCACGTGA
- a CDS encoding isoprenyl transferase: MTLPADLFRIPEHVAIIMDGNGRWARRRGLPRIMGHRQGAKAVRKTVRAAREFGIRVLTLYAFSQENWRRPPDEVHALMDLLYDYLSSELDELVTNDISLRVIGDVDRIPPRVQERLRETIERTSSCKGMILNLAISYGARAEIARAVRLLAEKCLRGEMLPADIDERAVAKHLFTKGLPDPDLLIRTSGEYRLSNFLLFQAAYTELYVTQALWPDFGREELLAALREYQGRERRFGLTGEQVACLAP, from the coding sequence ATGACCCTTCCTGCCGATCTTTTTCGCATCCCTGAGCATGTTGCCATCATCATGGACGGCAATGGGCGGTGGGCGCGCAGAAGGGGCCTTCCCCGCATCATGGGGCATCGGCAGGGGGCGAAGGCCGTTCGTAAGACCGTTAGGGCCGCCAGAGAATTCGGGATCCGCGTCCTTACCCTCTATGCCTTTTCCCAGGAAAACTGGCGTCGCCCTCCGGACGAGGTCCATGCCCTCATGGATCTCCTGTATGATTATCTCTCTTCCGAACTCGACGAGCTGGTGACCAATGACATCTCTCTGCGGGTCATTGGGGATGTGGACCGAATTCCGCCACGCGTTCAGGAGAGGCTGAGGGAGACGATCGAGCGGACCTCTTCCTGCAAGGGGATGATCCTGAATCTTGCAATCAGTTATGGCGCCCGCGCTGAGATCGCACGCGCCGTCCGTCTCCTTGCCGAAAAATGCCTGCGCGGCGAGATGCTCCCTGCAGATATTGACGAGCGGGCCGTGGCAAAACACCTTTTTACCAAAGGGCTTCCTGATCCGGATCTCCTCATCCGGACGAGCGGGGAGTACCGGCTCAGCAATTTTCTCCTTTTTCAGGCCGCCTACACCGAGCTGTATGTCACACAGGCGCTCTGGCCCGATTTTGGACGGGAGGAGCTCCTTGCCGCCCTTCGGGAGTATCAGGGGCGGGAGCGTCGGTTCGGTCTCACCGGAGAGCAGGTTGCTTGTCTCGCACCGTAA